In the Malania oleifera isolate guangnan ecotype guangnan chromosome 1, ASM2987363v1, whole genome shotgun sequence genome, one interval contains:
- the LOC131150087 gene encoding cytochrome P450 71D10-like gives MLLAGKALTEADQLGTLLKVFDMNMLDTAKKGLDLLIRIDRAAGRLVLSQGGFMAGTAGRLYFPVNYQLLVLLKTMQGAFDDIRFAAALVLTVLLDGRWSQPNVPSSRWSSGFMFLVSSKGRMPAKALSNHVISDVIVLVIAFFILLWLWNCSLPDILDFYHPCFIPMASQLLSIPFFLIFLVFVFLLVKKVMAAKKSTLELLPGPWKLPLIGNMHQLLVSLPHHSLRDLAKKHGPLMHLKLGEVSAIVVSSSDVAKEIMKTHDIIFSQRYSVLASYILSYECTDIVFSPYGDYWRQLRKICVLELLSAKRVESFRSIREEEVSKFIRTIYLSAGSPTNLSDKIFSLTYGITSKAAFSKKSKGQEMFISIIKEAVKLSAGFNFADMYPSLKFLGMIGGLKAKIKRLHQVSDMILEDIVNEHRERRATRNGEGGGWEDLVDVLLNVQERGGLEFLLSDDNIKAVILDIFSAGSETSSTAVEWAISEMLKNPRVMKKAQAEVREVYHEKGTVDESRLHELDYVRAVIRETLRLHPSAPLLLPRESRERCEIIGYEVPPQTRVIINAWAIARDPEYWNDADKFIPERFLNSSIDFKGTTFEYIPFGAGRRVCPGILYAIANIQLPLAQLLFHFDWKLPGGLKEEDLDMTEHFGVTVRRKWDLHLIPIPYQLSSNVFE, from the exons atgttattggctgggaaAGCTTTGACTGAGGCTGATCAGTTGGGAACTTtgttgaaagtttttgacatgaatATGTTGGATACGGCTAAAAAGGGTCTTGATTTGTTGATTCGCATAGacagagctgcagggagattggtgttatctcagggtggctttatggCTGGAACTGCAGGGAGACTTTATTTTCC AGTAAACtatcagttgttagttttgttgaagactatgcagggggcttttGATGATATAAGATTTGCAGCAGCTTTGGTGTTAACTGTT TTGCTAGACGGGAGGTGGTCCCAACCTAAcgtcccaagttcaaggtggagcagcgggTTCATGTTTTTGGTTTCTTCTAAGGGGCGTATGCCCgctaag gcattgtcaaaTCACGTAATTTCTGATGTCATTGTTCTTGTTATTGCTTTCTTTATATTGCTGTGGTTGTGGAATTGTTCT CTGCCAGATATCTTAGACTTCTATCACCCGTGCTTCATCCCAATGGCATCCCAACTTCTCTCCATTCCTTTCTTCTTAATCTTCTTAGTCTTTGTCTTCCTGCTAGTAAAAAAAGTAATGGCAGCCAAGAAGTCAACTTTAGAGTTGCTTCCAGGGCCATGGAAACTGCCTCTGATAGGAAACATGCACCAACTTCTTGTCTCATTACCCCATCATTCCCTTAGAGATTTGGCCAAGAAACACGGACCACTAATGCACCTGAAATTGGGTGAAGTTTCAGCCATCGTTGTTTCTTCATCGGATGTTGCCAAAGAGATCATGAAAACCCATGACATCATCTTTTCTCAGAGGTACTCTGTTCTTGCTTCTTATATTTTGTCTTATGAGTGTACAGACATTGTGTTTTCTCCGTACGGTGATTATTGGAGGCAGTTGCGTAAAATTTGCGTTTTGGAGCTTTTAAGTGCAAAACGTGTTGAGTCATTTCGGTCCATTAGGGAAGAAGAAGTCTCCAAATTCATTAGAACAATTTATTTGAGTGCTGGATCTCCTACCAATCTTAGTGACAAAATTTTCTCCTTGACATACGGCATAACTTCGAAGGCAGCTTTTAGTAAAAAAAGCAAGGGTCAAGAAATGTTTATATCTATCATCAAAGAAGCTGTCAAACTATCGGCAGGTTTCAATTTTGCTGATATGTATCCTTCACTAAAATTTCTTGGCATGATTGGTGGATTGAAGGCAAAAATTAAGCGGCTGCATCAAGTATCTGACATGATTCTTGAGGACATTGTTAATGAGCACAGAGAAAGGAGGGCAACAAGAAATGGTGAGGGAGGAGGTTGGGAAGATCTGGTTGATGTCCTTCTAAATGTTCAAGAACGTGGTGGCCTTGAATTCCTGTTGAGTGACGACAACATCAAAGCAGTCATCTTG GACATATTCAGTGCTGGCAGTGAGACATCATCAACAGCTGTAGAATGGGCAATATCTGAAATGCTGAAGAACCCCAGAGTGATGAAGAAGGCACAAGCTGAGGTTAGAGAGGTCTACCATGAGAAAGGAACAGTGGATGAAAGTAGGCTCCATGAATTGGACTACGTAAGAGCAGTAATCAGAGAGACCCTAAGGCTACATCCTTCTGCTCCTCTGTTGCTCCCAAGAGAAAGTAGGGAGAGGTGTGAAATTATTGGATATGAGGTGCCCCCTCAAACGAGGGTTATAATTAATGCATGGGCGATTGCCCGTGATCCTGAATACTGGAATGACGCAGATAAGTTCATTCCAGAGAGGTTCCTTAATAGTTCAATAGATTTCAAGGGTACTACTTTCGAATATATACCATTTGGTGCAGGTAGACGGGTATGCCCAGGAATACTAT